A stretch of the Streptomyces sp. NBC_00078 genome encodes the following:
- a CDS encoding ribonuclease H — translation MIEPMGERVVAACDGASKGNPGPAGWAWVVSDDSGTAARWEAGPLGRATNNVAELTALERLLTATDPGVPLEVRMDSQYAMKAVTTWLPGWKRNGWKTSAGKPVANQELVVRIDELLDGRSVEFRYVPAHQVDGDPLNDFADRAASQAAKVQEPAGSALGSAEPPPSPDTPKSSAPRRKPAASRQRGDSSRTLKAKFPGRCLCGRSYAAGETIAKNAQGWGHPECRTAEAG, via the coding sequence ATGATCGAGCCCATGGGTGAACGTGTGGTGGCCGCGTGCGACGGGGCCTCGAAGGGAAATCCGGGACCGGCGGGCTGGGCGTGGGTGGTCTCCGACGACTCCGGGACCGCGGCCCGCTGGGAGGCGGGGCCGCTCGGCAGGGCCACCAACAACGTCGCCGAACTCACCGCGCTGGAACGCCTGTTGACGGCGACCGACCCGGGCGTCCCGCTCGAAGTCCGCATGGACTCCCAGTACGCCATGAAGGCGGTCACCACCTGGCTGCCCGGCTGGAAGCGCAACGGCTGGAAGACGTCCGCCGGCAAGCCGGTCGCCAACCAGGAACTGGTCGTGCGCATCGACGAACTGCTCGACGGCCGCTCGGTCGAATTCCGTTACGTACCCGCCCACCAGGTCGACGGCGACCCGCTCAACGACTTCGCCGACCGCGCCGCCAGTCAGGCCGCGAAGGTGCAGGAGCCCGCAGGCAGCGCACTGGGTTCGGCCGAGCCGCCGCCCTCCCCGGACACCCCGAAGTCGAGCGCCCCGCGCCGCAAGCCCGCCGCGTCCCGGCAGCGCGGCGACTCGTCCCGCACCCTCAAGGCGAAGTTCCCCGGCCGCTGTCTGTGCGGCCGTTCCTACGCGGCCGGCGAGACCATCGCCAAGAACGCGCAGGGCTGGGGGCACCCGGAGTGCCGTACGGCGGAGGCCGGTTAG
- a CDS encoding zinc-binding alcohol dehydrogenase family protein produces MLAWSVVTPGPVEEKGLRRVVKPVPVPAEDELLVHVRACGVCRTDLHVAEGDLPVHRAGVTPGHEVVGLVAGFGAGVGGFAVGDRVGVAWLRRTDGTCDYCARGAENLCPFSRYTGWDTDGGYAEYTTVPAGFAYRLPEAGPVDEVALAPLLCAGIIGYRALRRAALPPGGRLGLYGFGGSAHLCAQLALAEGATVHVLTRGAAARRLALDLGAASAQDAYAMSPEPLDSAILFAPAGDLVPVALRALDRGGTLSVAGIHLSDTPALHYETELFYEKQLRSVTSNTRQDGREFLALAARHDIHATTHAYPLTQADRALRDLKAGRFDGAAVLVNDVS; encoded by the coding sequence ATGCTCGCGTGGTCGGTGGTGACGCCGGGGCCGGTCGAGGAGAAGGGCCTGCGACGCGTCGTGAAACCGGTGCCGGTGCCCGCCGAGGACGAACTCCTCGTGCACGTACGCGCATGCGGGGTGTGCCGGACCGATCTGCACGTCGCCGAGGGTGATCTGCCGGTGCACCGGGCGGGGGTCACGCCCGGGCACGAGGTCGTGGGCCTGGTGGCCGGGTTCGGGGCGGGGGTCGGCGGCTTCGCCGTGGGTGACCGGGTGGGCGTGGCATGGCTGCGCAGGACGGACGGCACATGTGACTACTGCGCGCGCGGGGCCGAGAACCTGTGCCCGTTCTCGCGGTACACCGGCTGGGACACGGACGGCGGCTACGCGGAGTACACCACCGTGCCCGCAGGGTTCGCATACCGACTGCCGGAGGCCGGCCCCGTCGACGAAGTGGCTCTCGCGCCGCTGCTGTGCGCCGGGATCATCGGCTACCGCGCGCTGCGGCGGGCGGCGCTGCCGCCGGGCGGACGGCTCGGTCTGTACGGGTTCGGCGGCAGTGCCCACCTGTGCGCGCAGCTGGCGCTGGCCGAGGGCGCCACGGTGCACGTCCTGACGCGCGGGGCGGCCGCACGGCGGCTGGCGCTCGATCTGGGCGCCGCCTCCGCGCAGGACGCGTACGCCATGTCGCCGGAGCCGCTGGACAGCGCGATCCTGTTCGCGCCTGCCGGGGACCTGGTACCGGTCGCACTGCGGGCCCTCGACCGCGGCGGCACCCTCTCGGTCGCCGGCATCCACCTCAGTGACACGCCGGCACTGCACTACGAGACCGAGCTGTTCTACGAGAAGCAGCTGCGCAGCGTCACCTCCAACACCCGTCAGGACGGGCGTGAGTTCCTCGCCCTCGCCGCCCGGCACGACATCCACGCGACGACCCACGCCTACCCCCTGACACAGGCCGACAGGGCACTGCGCGATCTCAAGGCGGGTCGCTTCGACGGGGCGGCGGTGCTGGTGAACGACGTGTCGTGA
- a CDS encoding VOC family protein, with protein sequence MAVQPEGTPCWADAMFGDVEGAKSFYGDVLGWTFGEASSEYGNYTQAYVDGKAVAAVVPPMPGQEGHSQWCLYFASPDAAATAARIRENGGQVLMEPMQVGEFGTMCIASEPSGAVFGVWQGGTHEGFEATAVPGAYGWAEVFTREPEKADAFFSAVFRYSAQQIVDDAVDFRQFNLGDTTVLGRMKMGDEFPPEVPSYLNLYFVVPDCDDAVAKATKLGGVLRFGPMDSPYGRFAALSDPQGASFSVIDLTRSEGELPKTKDV encoded by the coding sequence ATGGCCGTACAACCTGAGGGAACCCCCTGCTGGGCCGACGCGATGTTCGGCGACGTCGAGGGAGCGAAGAGCTTCTACGGTGACGTCCTCGGCTGGACCTTCGGCGAGGCGTCGTCGGAGTACGGCAACTACACCCAGGCCTACGTGGACGGCAAGGCGGTCGCCGCCGTGGTGCCGCCGATGCCCGGCCAGGAGGGCCACTCGCAGTGGTGCCTCTACTTCGCGTCGCCGGACGCCGCCGCCACCGCCGCCCGCATCCGGGAGAACGGCGGCCAGGTGCTGATGGAGCCGATGCAGGTCGGCGAGTTCGGCACCATGTGCATCGCCAGCGAGCCCAGCGGTGCCGTCTTCGGCGTGTGGCAGGGCGGCACCCACGAGGGCTTCGAGGCGACCGCCGTGCCGGGCGCCTACGGCTGGGCCGAGGTCTTCACCCGCGAACCGGAGAAAGCGGACGCGTTCTTCAGCGCCGTCTTCCGGTACTCGGCGCAGCAGATCGTCGACGACGCGGTCGACTTCCGCCAGTTCAACCTCGGTGACACCACGGTCCTGGGCCGTATGAAGATGGGCGACGAGTTCCCGCCCGAGGTGCCCTCCTACCTCAATCTCTACTTCGTCGTCCCGGACTGCGACGACGCGGTGGCCAAGGCGACCAAGCTCGGCGGTGTCCTGCGGTTCGGGCCGATGGACAGCCCGTACGGCAGGTTCGCGGCACTCAGCGACCCGCAGGGCGCGAGCTTCTCGGTGATCGACCTCACGCGGTCCGAGGGCGAGCTGCCGAAGACCAAGGACGTCTGA